The Mus pahari chromosome 5, PAHARI_EIJ_v1.1, whole genome shotgun sequence genomic sequence GCTTGGGTCCaaggtgtgaaattcacaaagaatcaataaaaaggttttgtttttttttttttttttaagtgtttatcaCATGAGAAGGCTGTGGCCTCTAATCAACCCTCCGAGGAGATATGTGAGTGAAGTAGGGTCTAGGAAGCTTCCAGATGGAAGTCTTCCAGTAACTGTTGGACATGTCACTGTCCCAACATGTGCATGTGAAATATGCACTGAACATTGCCACCAGCAGTGTTGGCATGAACTATGACATCTACAACTATTATTGTGGCTACATAGAGCAGTCTCCCATATGGTTGACCCCAGTCTCAGAGCAATGATACCTCATGGCCCAAAGCCATGATCTTAAACCTTGTAGTTGATCAGGTTCGTGTTCCCTTAAAATCTGATGTGAACACCCTCCATCCTAAACAAAAATGGTCTTAATGGCTATCATAAGGTTTATCTCCCAAAGTTCACAGCAAAGGGAAGCTCCGTTGAGAAGCAAAGCTGAATCTGGACTCCTAGGATGAGGGGAGTAGAGAGACACAGATGCTGGCCATCATTGGCCATCTAGGAGAGATAAGTCAGTGTGATTCAGGTTTtaacaagagaccctgtcccaaaaataaTTGAGGAAATCACCTTACATATTCAGTgcacatgtgtaaacacacacacacacacatgcacacacacacacacatgcacacacacactcacacatgaacagacacatacccactcacactcacacagacatacacacacacactcacacacacatagacatacacacacaaccatacacagacatacacacatgcacacatatggtacacacacatagtcacacagtcacacatatacatgtgaacgcacacatacacacagacacacagaaatatacacatgacacatgtgaacacacatctagtcagtcacacagtcacacatagacatacacacacatgtacatatgtgcacatacacagtcacacagtaacacacacacacacacacacacagttgcatgATAGGGAAGGGCTTATTGTGAGCTTCAGTGACCAACCAAACATTTGAaagagcaacagaaagaaaactgaatatGCCTAAGCAACAGAACCCTCAGGAAAGACATGGTAAGTGTGTCTAAAAATGTGAGCAATGGGCTTGTTTTTACCCTGTCTGAGCCCAGAGGACAGACCCAGTGACCTTCAGTTGATGTTGTGAAGACTGAATCAAACATAAGGAAGAGACTTCTAATAAGGCTATCTGAAAATATACAGGCTGCCCTGCAAAGATAGTAAGCCCCACCCCCGAGTTGAAAATCATCGCTGCACAAAGCATGGCATCCATCGTCATGGCGACCCTTTTCTTAGGAAATGCAAAGACCTCCCTCCAAGAATCCTTTTGATTCTATTACTTCGTGCTTATAGCAGTATGTTTTCCATCTTGACCCAGAGTTGTATTCTGGAGTTGGTAAGCTATTACATACTGATTCTGAGTGTGTGGACTCTCAAATTTCTGAGATAGTGCCTGGGTGCCAGGGCTGTGGAGTGATTGATGCCCTGAGCAGACTGTAGATATACGATATCTGGAGTAATTGAAATTCTACCTCCTGGCCATCACAGAGAACCATCTTACAGCTGTGAGGACTGGGATATTAAGTAAGTAAAGAACGGAAGGTTCCAGTGGAATGTGTGCAGTTTGCTGAGCAACTCCATGCTTGGTAAACATGCTAGTTGGTATAAGTCTTACTGAATACCATCCATGTAGagtgcattttatttttcctaattttaattttttaaaaaaacttttttcattcattctatgGGACTTTCACATCACACACCCCAGTTCCAGTCTTCTCCCTATCTCCTtgtatctgccctccacccttgcaacctcccccacaaAATGACCTGCAAGTGGTTGCAATGGCTTGAGGTTCCAGATTGGGGGTGTTCAGAGGTTTGTAGAGCCAGAGTTCTGAACTCAGGGTCCCACAAACCTATAATAATACCTGGGACTTGGGGCATGGTTTACTCTCTGAGGCACAGTTCGGTGCACACTGTCCTCAAAGTTGGTTGTTGATTCCAAAGCACACCCAGCAGCTTCAATGCTGATTGGGCTGGGGTGCACAGTGTACAGCAGTGGCTCTGGGCTGGGGTGCACAGCGTACAGCAGTGGCTCTGGGCTGGTGTGCACAGTGTACAGCAGTGGCTCTGGGCTGGGGTGCACAGTGTACAGCAGTGGCTCTGGGCTGGGGTGCACAGCATACAACAGTGGCCTGATTCCAGGCACAGCTCTAATTTGGGATCCAGAGTTAATACCACACAGAAGCAACACAGGATGAGACACCACATTATCATATCACTAAACCCTGGAATGATGGTGCACTGACTATACCCCAGCAAACACAGAGCTGTGGCTTGAAGCCCAGGAGCCAACAATCAGGACAACGGTGACTCCGCCATCCAGCATGGTAGAGTGCCTTTGACAGCTCAGACTTGAGGGTTCTGTTCAGTTCCAGGGAAGCTGGGTGCTACACCTGCTTGGTCTGGAGGGCAGGAAGTAGCAGCTCACCATCGCTGTTCGCTTAGGGCAGAGCTGTACCTTGAGATCAGTGGAGGAAGTACAAACCCTGGGCTCAGACACTGACTCCTGGGCAGGGCACCAGGTCAGCTCAGTATGGGGCTCACAGTGCTGACTCCCTCTCTGGAGTAGCTCATTAGTGTTGCTGGAATTTTCAACCCTAAtaagcccatataaaagacacacaacccagatattttaattataagcCATATGCccagattgggcagatctagggCTATACTAACTTACTCTACAGTTATAAGACCCCGGATACTTGCAGTTCTCCTGGTCATGAAGTTCTGGTCCATCatggcttctcctcttcctccattctctctccttcactctcttcctgccacccctctctgccctctagtcccacctttcccctcctctgctcAGTTGCAGGCCTTTTATGGACCAGTTCAAATGGGGGAAAGGTTCACATGGCATCACCGTGTACCTGATGGTCTGCTCGTTGGGGGCACCCCTTCTTGAGGAACCAGTATTAACATTAGAATAGTGTTCTacagcatcaggccaacccactactTAGTAGTTTAGCAGGGGGACCCCACACACGTATGGCTTAGTTCCTATAAGGACCACAGGGCTCCTCTTCAGGTGAGCAAGTCGGTAACTGTTGTGGGCCAGGGTCCTTCTGACTGCCTTCCCCACAGGAAGGAGTGCCTACCCCTGTGTCTAAGCAGATCTCAACTAGAGTTCTAGGCAGGGATGCAGGGGCCAGATGTGAACTTCCCCTTACTACATGGTTGCCCTGAATGTCTGTGCTCTGAAACACTCATTTGGTTTAGGTAggtagtttgtttttaaatcaaaatatagTTGTCTACTTGTGACTTTGGCTGTCCTTCAGGGTTCCTGTGGGAGGGGTACTTAGCCATCTTGATCACACCAGTTGCTGTTACCTCTTACTGATGGCTGTCATGTTGGAGTTTTACAGGTCAATTTTCCTGCTCCAATCCCAGGCTCCTGTAGCCCGTCAGTCGCTTGTACCTGTGTCAGCTGACGCGACACAAATGTTCCTTAAATGAGCAGCTGTGCTCCCTAATGAGCTCATTAGCTCAGTGGACACGAACAGCCAAGTAGCTCCTTTTCGAGGGCAGACCATTTCTATATGTGGCCGGAAGTGGTGTGAGCTGTGGCAGTGGTCAGGGCCTGGTGCTCCAGTAATTTCTAAAACCAAGTATTTTCTCTCTTTGCCAGTTTCTGCGGGACTGACTTTGTTTCATAACTCTATGAAACATCTAAAAAGATTCAGGAGCACCATAGATGGATATCCATCAAATACAGATTATAGAATATTATAGAAACTAAGGCATATTCAgtggtatcttagttagggcttgactgctgtgagcagacaccatgaccaaggttagtcttataaaggacagtattatttgaggctggcttacaggttcagaggttcagtccattataatcaaggTGAGGGTGTGGTGACATCCAAGGTGGGGGTGTGGTGACATCCAAGATGGGGGTATGGTGACATCCAAGGTTGGGGTGTGGTGACACCCAAGGTGGGGGTATAGTGACATCCAAGGTGGGGGTGTGGTGACATCCAAGGTGGGGGTATGGTGACATCCAAGGTGGGGGTATGGTGACATCCAAGGTGGGGGTATGGTGACATCCAAGGTGGGGGTATGGTGACATCcaagcaagcatggtgcagggggagctgggagttttctacattttcatccaaaCAAGACTGCCTTTTCTTAGTCATTTTAATAAGTATACATGGTCGGGATAGGCAGGAGCGGGACCATGTGTTCATAAAAGATGCTACATGGATGAGTGATACGGTTTCTTCTCGGGTGTGCTCAGTTCTGCCTTGTTGCCTGCCCTTCCTGCTGCTAACCAAGTCCTCCAGAGCCATAGGACCCTACGTCTTCGCTCTCTCTAGCTAGCCTGATCCTGGGGCCATGGCAGAGGGTCTTCatgcctctcttccctcatcctcaGTATTGATTTGGTGGTGATGGTCATTCTGAAATCTCTTTGGAACCTTGAGTTGCCTTCAGAATGCTCAGCGCAGCCTGCAGCTGGCAGCCTTTGCTACCCTTCTCTCACGGGCCTTCTCAGTCGCCTTTGTATAGAGTCAAAGCATCACCACGAggctgaaaaaaaatccacagctTCCCAAGCTTTTCTGCCTCACTCCCCTGTGATGAGAGACCTGTGTCCATCTGGCTAGCGACTCTGCCCACTTTCTTTCCATGTGACTGCAAAAAACGTCAGTTGCCAAGCAACACACATGTCGTGGCTTCTTCCAACCGTTCGGACCCCCTTTCCAAAAGCCACAAATATTTGTCTACAACTGTGTCACACATGTGGATGGTGGGGAGCATACCAGACAGCAGACTGGTGGAATGTTGTATCATGTCATTTGGTTTGGGATCTTTTCCTGAAGACTTACACAGAGTCACATGGAGAGCCGGAATTGTGTGCCTTTAGCCATGTGCATCAATTAGCAAGACTTCCCACAAGGAACTTTATGGTCGAGTCAGCTGGAGGGGGCGGATTTGCAGATCCCATAGTTGTGCATTTCCTGCTAGATGAAATTTCTTTGTAATCTCCAAGCCAATATTCCTGATGCTTTTATGGTGATTTAAGGACAGTGCACAGAGTGGAGGAAATTTTTGAGTCCCTGACACACATGTCCCCCACTGAAGTGTGACAGGTTGAGCACTGCCTCACGTGCTCTCTGCTTCAGTGCTTTTGAATTTTTGATGCTTTCTGCCCATGATTTCACTGTTTTGAACGATTCCCCGGCATGGTACGGAAGTGCTTTCTAGTGAGAAATGGCGCAAAGGGGCAGCTCTGTGCCTCATAGAGAAAACATGAGAGTTAGCTAAGCTTCGTTCAGGCGTGAGTTCATGGGCTGCTGGCTGCAGGTTCAATGGCGATGCAGCCATAGCATGATACAGccacaggggaggaggaattTGCCTACAGTAAGCGAGGCCACTCCCGAAATGGGGAAGGTCGCCTCTATAGTTCACAGCTGTGAAGAGATGAAGAAGCTGAATATGAAGGCTCATCAGCTGCTGCAGAATTAAAGAAGAGAGCGATGAACAGTGCCACCCTGAGACTGAAGATCAGAGGCCTCTACTGTCCTGTCTCTCAAGGCCAGGAAGCCATTGAACGCTCTTGGCAGTATTTTGTCATAAAGAAATATTgtataaacatcttttttttaaaaaaaaaaaatcccagatatTAAGTAAGATGCCTTTCAATAGAAAAGTCACCTAAAACACGGCAACCTACTAACATTTGGCCAAACTGTCATTTTCCCAGAGGGGTTCACAGGAATTCTGACTTTGTGTTTCCGTCTGCCAGCTATGCCTCGGGATCCCATAAATTGCTGTTTATGGGTACTTTATAGTGTGTAACTATCATGAATTATAAGAGTTGACTGCATATGGTCACAGCCTAATCCAAACAGAACCCATCTTCCACTTCCTGAGGTTCACTCAAATAAACCATCTTTGCTAAGTCAAGGCTGGCCCCCAACCTCCTTCCTGAGACCTCCCTACAGAGTATACTGTGAGGGGAGTTAAATGTGATCagatacccccacacacacacttcctcccctttcttttaCCACTTCTATCCCCTGATTCTTTTGCCCTgatatatttacaattttctcTGAAACTGGAACACACTAGCCCATCATTCCCAAATGAGCACCTTAATTGGTTCCAGGTAGGAAAAGAAACTGCCATCTCTTTTCCCCGAAGCCAGACATAAgtcacatgagaaaaaaaaaatctctgctggCAGTGGCCAGCATCTCACATGAAGACATGAAGTCTGTTGAGCTGATGGTCCCTCTCCAGGCGATTCTGCAGGGACTTGAACTTGAGAAGGACAGTCTGAGACTGAAACACATCATCTGAGCCTGAAATGCAGCCAGAGGCTCTCTCAGCCTTGGGTGGGGTGCTCCAGGGAGGAGACACATTTCACCCCGCAGGTGCCTGCACAGGGAGGACGCAAGGAGCAGaacccttttttttaaaaacaaaaaacaaaaaacaaaacaaaaaaaaaaaaaaacatggcaggATCTCACTGGAGCAAGGACAGAGATAGAAAACTATGAGCCATCCCTTCAGGTCAATTCTTAAAGAGCCTAGAAACCATTGGAAGTGCCCTGGGTCTTGTTATCACTAACCAGAATAGTGGTTCCACATAGCAACTGCAAAGTTCCCAGGGGGAGCCTTTTTGGAAAGTTCTGCTTCCTGTTGCTAAGTGACTATTTGGGCTGtgtccatctttctctgcttATCAGTAATACCAGTGTCTTTCCCTTCAGTGTTACGGGCTGCAGTGGCAGGGTTGAGAGACAATGGTAATAACATGCCTCTGTGCTATAAGGCGGATTTCCCACGTGTTGTAAACACGTGGGACTTCAGTGCAGGTTCACAGCCTGCTTTCTCTATTACAGGGATTGCAGAAGCTCGCTGAGAAGGGCTATGTGTACAGATAGCATGCCAGATTGCTGGTCACAAAGCCATTTTCTCCTGATCCCCTCTCCTTGTTTCTATTCCCAGGCCTCATTATGTGCTAtgtcatatgcacacaaacagatACTCTAGAATAGCCCATGGTGGCCAGGACAGAAGTGCCAAGGGAGGTGTTTGCCTGAATCCCATCCTTGGAGTTAGAAGCTCTTGCTCAGCTGCCAACTGCAAATAGCCCCATGCTGCAAAGCAATGCTAATTAgtatgccattaaaaaaaaaaaaaaaggaagaaaacaccacTCACAACCAAATAGCCACATGCAAACCTGAAGTCCTGCCCTGACAGCCAGCATGAGGCATGGCCCACTAATGCAGCCTTAATCCACTTTGTTTGGCAGGGAGAGCAAGCTCACCATGCTTCTGAGGGAGTCTCTGGGGAATGTGAACTGTCGCACCACCATGATCGCACACATCTCGGCCGCAGCCGGCAGCTATGCAGAGACCCTGTCCACCATCCAGATCGCGTCGAGAGTCttaaggatgaagaagaagaagaccaaggTAAGGGCTCTTAGTGGGAGGGAGAATACATTGGGGACAAGAACCAAATCACAAAGAGCCAATCAGTCTCGCCATTCTCTGAACACCAAGGACTGTGCAAACGTGGCTGCTGCAGCCCCTGGCTCAGAACAGGAAAGCCTTCCAACAATGTGGGAGAAAGTTGAGTGTCCTTTTCAAGGTTGATGCTGTCATGGGTCATCCACCCTGACCGCTGACAGAGACCACTTTAGTAGATTGCCGCTATAAGATGAAAAATGTCCCAGGGGTGGGAAGGAATCAGGCTCCTCCACTGTCACAGAGGTGAGGAGTGTATCCAGCAATCTGGCTACAGAAAGGATGGCTAATACCTCACCCCTGTGGCTCTGTCACACCTGCACGCCCAGGAGCCTTCAGCCGGTGGGTTCCTGTGTCAGTGACCTTGTGTCTGCATTGTGTTGACAGATATCAGTAGGCTGACTTCCTTGGGCAGAAGCAAAGCCAGGGTAGTAGTCAAATGGCAACAGTGCTTGAGAAAATCACATTTCTGAGCCAACTAGTGGTACTTGagacttccatttctttctcctttctatacTCCTTTTACTTATATAAAAAAGCAAGGCTTCATGACCAGTGTTCTGAGGCAGGGGAATAGTCTTGAGGAAGTCAGGTGGGGTCTGGATAGGTCACTACCTTTCCCAAGCAGAGTGATACATTAGTGTGCAAATGGGAAATATCTATGCATACATACCCATGGCATAGGGCAGGAAGGTATTCTGGAACTGTCCAGTGAGTGCTGGCCCCTCCACAGGCTGGTCTTCAAGACCCTAGTGCCAGTCAGCAGCTCGGGCCTGCAGAGTGACACAGGCTTCCTAGGAGGGAGGGCTGTCTCAGAAGAACTCCCCATTAACAATTCTCTTGTCCACATTGCAGTACACATCAAGCTCCTCTGGGGGAGAAAGCTCCTGTGAGGAAGGCAGAATGCGCAGGCCCACCCAGCTGAGACCCTTCCATGCCCGGGCTCCAGTGGACCCAGAATTCCCCCTCGCCCCACTGTCCAGTGATCCTGATTATTCCTCCAGCAGTGAGCAGTCCTGCGACACCGTCATCTACATCGGGCCCAATGGCACAGCCCTGTCTGACAAGGAACTCACTGACAATGAGGGACCCCCAGACTTTGTGCCCATTGTGCCAGCCCTACAGAAGACCAGAGGTGACAGCCGGCCGGGGGAGGCAGCAGAGGCTGCAGCCAGCAAGTCAGAAAGGGACTGTCTGAAGTGCAATACGTTTGCCGAGCTGCAGGAAAGACTAGATTGCATAGATGGCAGCGAAGAACCCAGTAAGTTCCCCTTCGAAGAGCTGCCCATCCAGTTCGGGCCGGAGCAGGCTGGCAGATGTGCTTCTTTAAGCCAAGCAGCGGGGCCAGACACACCCTCTGAGTCTGAAAAGGAAGATAATGGGTCAGACAATGGCCCGTTGACTGAGAGGGAAGGCACAGAGCTTCCAGCCTCCAAGGCGCAGCGGAATCGGTCCCCTGTGCCTACTGTGACACGCAGCAGCAGCCCCAGTCCAGCCTCGCCACGGAGCATCCCGGGCAGCAGTAGCCAGCACAGTACGTCCCAGCTCACACAGAGCCCCAGTCTCCAGAGCAGCCGGGAGAGTCTGAACTCATGTGGCTTTGTGGAGGGCAAACCCAGACCCATGGGCTCCCCGAGGCTAGGCATTGCCAGTCTGTCCAAGACCTCAGAGTACAAACCTCCCAGTTCTCCCTCTCAAAGGTGCAAAGTCTACACCCAGAAGGGGGTCCTGCCCTCCTCTGCCCCACCACCTTCCCTGAGCAAGGACTCTGGCATGGTCTCCAGTGAGTCCTTGCTTCAGCCCGATGTGCGTACTCCCCCCGTTGGAATGAGCCCCCAGGTTTTGAAGAAATCCATGTCTGCCGGGAGCGAAGGGTTTCCCGGAACTCTAGTTGATGGTGAGGACCAGGAAGGCCCTCCTTCAGACTCCAAGAAGGAGATTCTGAGTACCACAATGGTGACTGTGCAACAGCCACTGGAGCTGAATGGTGAGGATGAGCTGGTCTTCACACTGGTGGAGGAGCTGACCATCAGCGGGGTGCTCGACAGTGGTCGCCCTACCAGCATCATCAGCTTCAACAGTGACTGCTCCGTGCAGGCCCTGGCCTCGGGCTCCCGGCCCGTCAGCATCATCAGCAGCATCAGCGAGGATCTGGAATGCTACTCTAGCATGGCCCCCGTCTCCGAGGTGAGCATCACGCAGTTCCTGCCGCTCCCGAAGCTGGGCCTGGATGAGAAGGCTCGGGATGCGGGCAGCCGGCGTTCCTCCATCAGCTCCTGGCTGAGCGAGATGAGCGCAGGCAGCGATGGCGAGCAGTCATGCCACAGCTTCATAGCCCAGACATGCTTTGGGCATGGGGAAGCCATGGCAGAACCCCCAGCCTCGGAGTTTGTCAGCAGCATCCAGAACACGGCGGTGGTGTGCAGAGAGAAGCCCGAGGTGGGCCCTGACAACCTGCTCATCTTATCTGAGATGGGGGAAGAGTCTGGCAACAAAGCTGCTCCCATCAAAGGCTGCAAAATCTCTACAGTGGGCAAGGCCATGGTCACCATCTCCAACACAGCCAGTCTGAGCAGCTGCGAAGGGTACATCCCCATGAAGACCAACATCACCGTTTACCCCTGCATCGCCCTGAGCCCCCGAAACGTTCAAGAGCCTGAATCCTCCACTGCCACCCCAAAGGTGAGCCCCAAAGCATCCCAGTCCCAGGAAAGCAAGGAACCCAGTACAAGGAAGGAGATGAAATTTGAGGATCCCTGGCTTAAACGAGAAGAAGAGGTGAAAAGGGAGAACACTTACTCCAGCGAGGAAGGGGTTAAGTGTGAGCTGGTCCCTAGCTCCCTGAAGACTGAAGGTAAGTCAGAGCAGGAGCTGGATGGCAGACCCAGCTCGGGCCACAggctgagcagcagcagctcagaggCAGCCGCCTTTCAAGTGACCGACAACATTAGGAGGGTCGTGGATGGCTGTGAGATGGCcctgcctggcttggtggcccaGAGTCCCCTCCATGCCAACCGAAACCTAAAGTCAAGCAGCCTCCCAAGGGCATTTCAGAAAACCGACAGGCACGAGGAGCTGGACAGCTTCTACCATTGCCTGGCAGACAGCAATGGCTTCAGTGCTGCTCCGGGCATCCCATCCTCGAAGACAACCCTGGAGAGGAAAGTAGCCTCACCCAAGCATTGCGTCCTGgcaaggcccaaagggaccccacctctgcctcctgtccgCAAGTCTAGTTTGGACCAGAAGAACAGGGCCAGCCCTCAAcacagtggtggtggcagcaacACCAGCAGCCCCCTGAACCAGCCAGCTACCTTCTTGGCTTGCTTCCCTGATGAGTCTAACGGCAAGACTAAGGATGCCAGTAGCAGCAGTAAGCTCTTCAGTGCCAAGCTGGAGCAGCTGGCCAGCAGAAGTAACTCTCTTGGCAGGACAACTGTCAGCCACTATGAATGCTTGTCTTTGGAGAGGGCCGAAAGCCTATCGTCCGTGAGTTCCCGCATGCATGCTGGCAAAGATAGTACCATGCCCCGCACTGGGAGGAGCCTGGGTCGCAGCACGGGAGCCTCGCCGCCCAGCTGTGGCATCACTCAGTCCGCAGGGGCCTCTCCTAAGGCCAACCAGTCTAAGATCTCGGCAGTGAGCAAGCTCCTGCTGGCCAGTCCTAAATCCCGCAGCAGCCTGtccacctccaccaccaaaaCCCTCAGCTTCTCCACCAAGTCCCTGCCACAGTCTGTGGGCCAGAGCTCCAACCTACCGCCCAGTGGGAAACACATGTCCTGGTCCACCCAGTCGCTCAGCAGGAACCGGGGCTCTGGGCTGGCTTCCAAACTGCCGCTAAGAGCGGTCAACGGGCGCATTTCGGAGCTGCTCCAGGGCAGTGCAGGCCCGAGGAGTGCACAGCTgcgggcagaggcagaagagcgCAGTGGGGCTCCCACGGAGGACAAGCCCGCAGCTGCCCACCTGCTGCCCTCTCCCTACAGCAAGATCACCCCTCCAAGGAAGCCACACCGCTGCAGCAGCGGACATGGTAGTGATAACAGCAGTGTCCTGAGCGGGGAGCTGCCACCCGCCATGGGGAAGACTGCCCTCTTCTACcacagtggtggcagcagtggctaTGAGAGCATGATGAGGGACAGTGAGGCCACCGGCAGCGCATCCTCGGCCCAGGACTCCATGAGCGAGAACAGCAGCTCCGTGGGAGGGAGATGCAGGAGCCTCAAGAACCCAAAGAAGCGGTCCAATTCAGGTGGGTACCTGGCATGGCTTGGGGGTACAGAGGCTTCAGGCTCCCGGGACCCCACCTCCCTGTTCTCGACCAGCCATGGGGCGTTGGTCTAGATACCAGAGCTGGGGTCTTGTGCTCCCTTTCCTCCGTGTCCTGATACCAGAGACCTTGGCTGAGGATGCAACCCCCAGAGACTTTCTACTCGATGCCAGGAGATTCTCTCTGTGGAGGTGCCAGGCAGAGAACTGGTCCTTGCTGCCTCCAGTTTCCCTTATCTCTGCCTTCAAGTCGACATTCAAAGGCCGAGAATAATGCCCAGAGCCTATTTGAGATCAGTCAGACCCCCAACCCTTCTGACCTAGTAGCTACAGATGCCTATATGTGGAGCTGGTGGCTTCCAAGACTCTGGAAACCACCCTCAGGGACATAGGGCGTCTCATTGAAAGTGGGATGGAAGA encodes the following:
- the Kif26b gene encoding kinesin-like protein KIF26B isoform X1, translated to MNSVAGNKERLAVSTRGKKYGVNEMCSPTKPSAPCSPESWYRKAYEESRAGSRPTPEGAGSALGSSGTPSPGSGTSSPSSFTGSPGPASPGIGTSSPGSLGGSPGFGTGSPGSGSGGGSSPGSDRGVWCENCNARLVELKRQALKLLLPGPLPGKDPAFSAVIHDKLQVPNTIRKSWNDRDNRCDICATHLNQLKQEAIQMVLTLEQAAGSEHYDTSLGSPPPISSIPTLVGSRHMGGLQQPREWAFVPAPYATSTYTGLVNKHSGKPNSLGVSNGAEKKSGSPTHQAKVSLQMATSPSNGNILNSVAIQAHQYLDGTWSLSRTNGVTLYPYQISQLMTETSREGLTESALNRYNADKPAASSVPAPQGSCVASETSTGTSVAASFFARAAQKLNLSSKKKKHRPSTPSVAEAPLFATSFSGILQTSPPPAPPCLLRAVNKVKDTPGMGKVKVMLRICSTSARDTSESSSFLKVDPRKKQITLYDPLTCGGHNAFQKRSSQVPPKMFAFDAVFPQDASQAEVCAGTVAEVIQSVVNGADGCVFCFGHAKLGKSYTMIGRDDSMQNLGIIPCAISWLFKLINERKEKTGARFSVRISAVEVWGKEENLRDLLSEVATGSLQDGQSPGVYLCEDPICGTQLQNQSELRAPTAEKAAFFLDAAIASRRSNQQDCDEDDHRNSHMLFTLHIYQYRMEKSGKGGMSGGRSRLHLIDLGSCVKALSKNREGGSGLCLSLSALGNVILALVNGSKHIPYKESKLTMLLRESLGNVNCRTTMIAHISAAAGSYAETLSTIQIASRVLRMKKKKTKYTSSSSGGESSCEEGRMRRPTQLRPFHARAPVDPEFPLAPLSSDPDYSSSSEQSCDTVIYIGPNGTALSDKELTDNEGPPDFVPIVPALQKTRGDSRPGEAAEAAASKSERDCLKCNTFAELQERLDCIDGSEEPSKFPFEELPIQFGPEQAGRCASLSQAAGPDTPSESEKEDNGSDNGPLTEREGTELPASKAQRNRSPVPTVTRSSSPSPASPRSIPGSSSQHSTSQLTQSPSLQSSRESLNSCGFVEGKPRPMGSPRLGIASLSKTSEYKPPSSPSQRCKVYTQKGVLPSSAPPPSLSKDSGMVSSESLLQPDVRTPPVGMSPQVLKKSMSAGSEGFPGTLVDGEDQEGPPSDSKKEILSTTMVTVQQPLELNGEDELVFTLVEELTISGVLDSGRPTSIISFNSDCSVQALASGSRPVSIISSISEDLECYSSMAPVSEVSITQFLPLPKLGLDEKARDAGSRRSSISSWLSEMSAGSDGEQSCHSFIAQTCFGHGEAMAEPPASEFVSSIQNTAVVCREKPEVGPDNLLILSEMGEESGNKAAPIKGCKISTVGKAMVTISNTASLSSCEGYIPMKTNITVYPCIALSPRNVQEPESSTATPKVSPKASQSQESKEPSTRKEMKFEDPWLKREEEVKRENTYSSEEGVKCELVPSSLKTEGKSEQELDGRPSSGHRLSSSSSEAAAFQVTDNIRRVVDGCEMALPGLVAQSPLHANRNLKSSSLPRAFQKTDRHEELDSFYHCLADSNGFSAAPGIPSSKTTLERKVASPKHCVLARPKGTPPLPPVRKSSLDQKNRASPQHSGGGSNTSSPLNQPATFLACFPDESNGKTKDASSSSKLFSAKLEQLASRSNSLGRTTVSHYECLSLERAESLSSVSSRMHAGKDSTMPRTGRSLGRSTGASPPSCGITQSAGASPKANQSKISAVSKLLLASPKSRSSLSTSTTKTLSFSTKSLPQSVGQSSNLPPSGKHMSWSTQSLSRNRGSGLASKLPLRAVNGRISELLQGSAGPRSAQLRAEAEERSGAPTEDKPAAAHLLPSPYSKITPPRKPHRCSSGHGSDNSSVLSGELPPAMGKTALFYHSGGSSGYESMMRDSEATGSASSAQDSMSENSSSVGGRCRSLKNPKKRSNSGSQRRRLIPALSLDTPSPVRKTASSTGVRWVDGPLRSTQRSLGEPFEIKVYEIDDVERLQRRRGATSKEVMCFNAKLKILEHRQQRIAEVRAKYEWLMKELEATKQYLMLDPNKWLREFDLEQVLQLDSLEYLEALEGVTERLESRVNFCKAHLMMITCFDITSRRR